One genomic region from Saccharomyces cerevisiae S288C chromosome XI, complete sequence encodes:
- the VPS24 gene encoding ESCRT-III subunit protein VPS24 (One of four subunits of the ESCRT-III complex; forms an endosomal sorting complex required for transport III (ESCRT-III) subcomplex with Did4p; involved in the sorting of transmembrane proteins into the multivesicular body (MVB) pathway), whose product MDYIKKAIWGPDPKEQQRRIRSVLRKNGRNIEKSLRELTVLQNKTQQLIKKSAKKNDVRTVRLYAKELYQINKQYDRMYTSRAQLDSVRMKIDEAIRMNTLSNQMADSAGLMREVNSLVRLPQLRNTMIELEKELMKSGIISEMVDDTMESVGDVGEEMDEAVDEEVNKIVEQYTNEKFKNVDQVPTVELAANEEEQEIPDEKVDEEADRMVNEMRERLRALQN is encoded by the coding sequence ATggattatataaaaaaagccaTATGGGGGCCAGACCCTAAGGAGCAACAGAGGAGAATCAGATCGGTCCTGAGGAAAAATGGTCGAAATATAGAGAAATCGTTGCGGGAACTCACAGTTTTGCAAAATAAAACCCAGCAGCTTATCAAGAAATCTGCAAAGAAGAACGATGTTAGGACAGTTCGACTATATGCAAAAGAACTGTACCAAATCAATAAACAATATGATAGAATGTACACTTCCAGAGCGCAGTTGGATTCTGTTCGAATGAAGATAGATGAAGCAATCAGAATGAACACTTTGTCAAATCAAATGGCTGACAGTGCGGGCTTAATGAGGGAGGTAAATTCATTGGTTAGACTACCTCAATTGAGAAATACGATGATTGAATTAGAAAAGGAACTTATGAAATCTGGGATTATAAGTGAAATGGTGGATGATACCATGGAGAGTGTTGGGGACGTAGGGGAAGAGATGGACGAAGctgttgatgaagaagttaATAAGATAGTTGAACAATACACAAACGAGAAATTCAAGAATGTTGACCAAGTGCCAACCGTAGAATTAGCAGCcaatgaagaagagcaagaaATTCCGGATGAAAAAGTTGATGAGGAAGCAGATAGGATGGTAAATGAAATGCGTGAAAGGCTGAGAGCTTTGCAAAACTAG
- the ANR2 gene encoding Anr2p (hypothetical protein; may have a role in lipid metabolism, based on localization to lipid droplets; predicted to be palmitoylated): protein MNSGGEEPTIKPNVFNITQLLNSNGEKPGIACIFLSKFDMKKGNIIIWSKSINGAAIDLSNIEFKSLPAGIHEQTDDVVNFVVPKELDVCQTAKTTTYDYGIAYFKQNSFDIIENDNRIDRSKVQMFSLGVIIDVQNASSDSKKHFYKEIYHAYAANRYSSYLESLLGQWIRQRDLDKFDIFEKFFDENNQGHMAENSVEVFEHSPKERRHLVEYLPYWTRKLGPLIFPLWKASLLQSRILILVPQGESFELCNSLAYCVFLISMLPKNLIGNHVSDEYIKPIFTVSTSDIPFLESFKKGNGYVATTSEEILLYKPEIYDIVVKLTSSSTIEESPEKEVEILTASGEQNKATPLDLEVYEKLILGELQEDASTNATCRHHEVTEPISWLQFLIDGFFLLTTAGYLVAPYHLANNFKIPRHVSGPEPNNSEIQIAENLVRYFHRRTSNLYNDLKDVIQKSENIDSEQPITIAASFLTKLNLDCFSKQDHQFVKDIALKWFQRSIDISNLPECLGNLC, encoded by the coding sequence ATGAATTCCGGAGGTGAAGAACCAACTATAAAGCCAAATGTATTTAATATTACTCAACTTTTAAACTCAAATGGTGAAAAACCGGGAATTGCTTGCATCTTCTTAAGTAAATTTGACATGAAAAAGGGAAATATCATAATATGGTCTAAAAGTATTAATGGTGCGGCAATTGACTTAAGCAATATTGAATTTAAATCGTTACCAGCCGGTATTCACGAACAAACTGACGATGTTGTCAATTTTGTAGTTCCTAAAGAATTAGATGTCTGTCAAACTGCCAAGACGACAACTTATGATTACGGCATCGCCTATTTCAAACAAAATTCGTTCGATATTATTGAGAATGACAATCGTATTGATAGGAGTAAAGTTCAAATGTTTTCTCTTGGTGTAATTATCGATGTCCAAAATGCCTCATCAGATAGTAAAAAGCACTTTTATAAGGAAATATACCATGCGTATGCTGCCAACAGATACTCAAGCTATCTAGAAAGTTTACTCGGTCAATGGATAAGGCAGCGTGATCTTGATAagtttgatatttttgaaaagttttttgaCGAGAATAACCAAGGGCACATGGCTGAAAATTCAGTAGAAGTCTTTGAACATTCACCCAAAGAAAGACGGCATTTGGTTGAATATTTGCCATACTGGACAAGGAAGTTAGGGCCTCTCATATTTCCACTTTGGAAAGCAAGTCTCCTTCAGTCAAGGATATTGATACTAGTTCCTCAAGGAGAATCGTTCGAATTGTGCAATTCTTTGGCCTATTGTGTCTTCTTAATATCAATGCTTCCAAAAAACTTGATAGGAAACCATGTAAGCGATGAATATATTAAGCCTATTTTCACGGTATCAACATCAGATATTCCTTTTCTAGAGTCGTTCAAAAAGGGGAACGGTTATGTGGCTACGACCAGCGAGGAAATTTTGTTGTATAAGCCTGAAATTTACGACATAGTAGTCAAACTTACTTCGAGCTCAACTATAGAAGAATCaccagaaaaagaagtgGAAATTCTTACCGCATCTGGTGAACAAAACAAAGCAACTCCTCTTGACTTAGAGGTGTATGAAAAACTTATACTGGGGGAGTTACAAGAGGATGCCTCTACAAATGCGACATGTCGACATCATGAGGTGACAGAACCCATATCATGGCTACAGTTTTTAATTGATgggttttttcttttaactACTGCAGGCTATCTGGTAGCGCCATATCACCTTGCAAATAATTTCAAGATTCCGAGGCACGTTTCTGGCCCAGAACCCAACAATTCAGAAATACAGATCGCTGAAAATTTAGTTCGCTATTTTCACCGCAGAACATCAAATCTGTACAACGATCTGAAGGATGTCATacaaaaaagtgaaaatattgattcAGAACAACCGATTACTATCGCAGCTTCATTTTTAACCAAGTTAAATTTGGATTGCTTTAGCAAACAAGATCATCAATTCGTCAAGGATATCGCCCTTAAATGGTTCCAAAGAAGCATTGATATTAGCAACCTACCAGAATGTTTGGGAAATCTCTGTTAA
- the PHD1 gene encoding Phd1p (Transcriptional activator that enhances pseudohyphal growth; physically interacts with the Tup1-Cyc8 complex and recruits Tup1p to its targets; regulates expression of FLO11, an adhesin required for pseudohyphal filament formation; similar to StuA, an A. nidulans developmental regulator; potential Cdc28p substrate; PHD1 has a paralog, SOK2, that arose from the whole genome duplication), with protein sequence MYHVPEMRLHYPLVNTQSNAAITPTRSYDNTLPSFNELSHQSTINLPFVQRETPNAYANVAQLATSPTQAKSGYYCRYYAVPFPTYPQQPQSPYQQAVLPYATIPNSNFQPSSFPVMAVMPPEVQFDGSFLNTLHPHTELPPIIQNTNDTSVARPNNLKSIAAASPTVTATTRTPGVSSTSVLKPRVITTMWEDENTICYQVEANGISVVRRADNNMINGTKLLNVTKMTRGRRDGILRSEKVREVVKIGSMHLKGVWIPFERAYILAQREQILDHLYPLFVKDIESIVDARKPSNKASLTPKSSPAPIKQEPSDNKHEIATEIKPKSIDALSNGASTQGAGELPHLKINHIDTEAQTSRAKNELS encoded by the coding sequence ATGTACCATGTTCCTGAAATGAGGCTACATTACCCCCTGGTGAACACTCAATCTAACGCCGCAATAACACCCACCAGAAGTTACGACAATACCCTTCCTTCGTTTAACGAGCTATCACACCAGAGTACAATCAATCTTCCATTCGTCCAACGCGAAACTCCAAACGCATATGCTAATGTTGCCCAATTAGCTACGTCGCCAACTCAGGCTAAATCAGGGTATTATTGTCGCTATTATGCTGTGCCTTTTCCCACATATCCACAACAACCACAATCTCCATATCAACAAGCTGTACTTCCTTATGCCACCATTCCCAACAGCAATTTCCAACCATCTTCTTTCCCTGTGATGGCAGTGATGCCTCCAGAGGTTCAATTTGATGGATCATTCTTGAACACCTTACATCCTCACACAGAGTTGCCTCCAATCATTCAAAACACTAATGATACTAGCGTCGCACGTCCAAATAACCTTAAATCAATAGCAGCAGCGTCACCAACAGTgacagcaacaacaagaacacCTGGCGTCAGTTCAACGTCAGTTCTCAAACCACGCGTTATAACTACGATGTGGGAAGATGAGAATACTATCTGCTACCAAGTAGAGGCGAACGGTATATCAGTCGTGCGTAGGGCTGACAACAACATGATTAACGGCACCAAGTTGTTGAATGTCACGAAGATGACAAGGGGGAGAAGGGATGGAATATTAAGATCCGAGAAGGTTAGGGAAGTCGTGAAGATTGGCTCCATGCACCTCAAGGGTGTTTGGATTCCTTTCGAAAGGGCTTATATCCTGGCTCAACGTGAACAGATTCTAGATCATCTGTACCCGCTCTTCGTCAAAGATATAGAATCCATTGTTGATGCCAGAAAGCCCAGCAACAAGGCATCTTTGACCCCCAAATCTAGCCCTGCCCCCATCAAGCAAGAACCATCTGATAATAAACACGAAATTGCTACTGAAATTAAGCCGAAGAGTATTGATGCTTTATCGAATGGAGCATCTACTCAGGGTGCTGGCGAACTGCCCCACTTAAAAATCAACCATATCGATACTGAGGCCCAAACAAGTAGagcaaaaaatgaattatCATAA
- the SPC42 gene encoding Spc42p (Central plaque component of spindle pole body (SPB); involved in SPB duplication, may facilitate attachment of the SPB to the nuclear membrane), translating into MNGSPTPKRYSSKSSRLYDDYYNIPYQYSNPTPMNRDYNDVGSRINADKLVPEEYKRNTEFINKAVQQNKELNFKLREKQNEIFELKKIAETLRSKLEKYVDITKKLEDQNLNLQIKISDLEKKLSDANSTFKEMRFPKVKDPMVDDDPVSENYDQINVPKHRAPDATGNPRTTNKVSNTSDQDSRLKAIERTLSVLTNYVMRSEDGNNDRMSPLPSPLNTILPINNRLNFQEPKRYNPTVKVNPSDDDIMMYESAELKRVEEEIEELKRKILVRKKHDLRKLSLNNQLQELQSMMDGDDNIKLDNVSKHNHATHRHSSQSSRDYSPSSDACLECSNDLYEKNRVKPENNMSETFATPTPNNR; encoded by the coding sequence ATGAACGGATCTCCCACTCCTAAGCGATATTCATCCAAATCTTCAAGGCTTTACGACGACTACTATAACATCCCGTATCAATATTCCAATCCGACTCCAATGAATAGAGACTATAATGACGTGGGGTCACGTATCAATGCAGATAAACTGGTACCAGAGGAATACAAACGGAATACAGAATTTATCAACAAAGCTGTCcaacaaaataaagaaCTTAACTTCAAACTGAGAGAAAAGCAGAACGAAATATTCGAACTCAAGAAGATTGCAGAAACTCTGCGCTCAAAGCTCGAAAAATATGTTGACATTACCAAAAAGCTTGAAGACCAAAACCTCAACCTACAGATAAAAATAAGCGACctagaaaagaaactttctGACGCTAATTCtactttcaaagaaatgagATTCCCCAAGGTCAAGGACCCCATGGTAGATGACGACCCTGTCTCCGAAAATTATGATCAGATAAATGTACCAAAACACAGAGCACCGGATGCTACAGGTAATCCTCGTACAACTAACAAAGTCTCCAATACTTCAGACCAAGATAGCAGACTAAAAGCCATTGAAAGAACCCTCTCGGTCCTCACAAATTATGTTATGAGGTCAGAAGACGGTAATAACGACAGGATGTCACCCTTACCTTCTCCTTTAAATACGATATTGCCAATAAATAATCGTCTGAATTTTCAAGAGCCAAAGAGATATAATCCAACCGTTAAGGTAAATCCGTCTGATGACGATATCATGATGTATGAAAGTGCAGAGCTGAAGCGTgtcgaagaagaaatagagGAGctaaagagaaaaatactTGTTAGGAAAAAACATGACTTAAGAAAATTGTCTTTAAATAACCAACTCCAAGAGCTGCAAAGCATGATGGACGGTGATGACAATATAAAACTTGACAATGTTTCGAAGCATAATCATGCTACGCATCGTCATTCTTCCCAATCCAGTCGCGATTACTCACCCTCTTCGGATGCTTGCTTGGAGTGTTCTAATGATTTATACGAGAAAAATAGAGTCAAGCctgaaaataatatgtCAGAAACATTCGCAACTCCCACTCCCAATAATCGATGA
- the DCW1 gene encoding putative mannan endo-1,6-alpha-mannosidase (Putative mannosidase; GPI-anchored membrane protein required for cell wall biosynthesis in bud formation;homologous to Dfg5p): MLVNKVIGLLGVLFATRFTNAVELDLDNYESLQNATSLIAYGLMDYYTGNQYGKTVGMFSDPYYWWEAGGAWGCMLDYWFFMDNDTYNDEIIAAMIHQAGDDNDYIPLNQSTTEGNDDQAFWGIAAMTAAERNFTNPPENEPQWLYLAQAVFNTMALRWDADSCGGGLRWQIFVWNSGYDYKNTVSNGALFHIAARLARYTGNQTYVDWAEKVYEWMVGVNLISNGTYKYVYDGVSIDDNCTKVTSYQWTYNQGLLLAGSAYLYNFTGSDLWHTRTKEFLNASQVFFHDGIVYEAACQGPNSCNTDQRSFKAYFARFLGVTAQLVPETRNQIMSWLNTSAIAAAKSCSGGTDGHTCGLNWFNGTWDGMYGLGEQMSALEVMVNTRALDKPAPYTAENGGSSVGDGAAGTQAQPTNLAPLNITKGSKAGAGIITAVIGISIVACALWLVF, from the coding sequence ATGCTAGTAAATAAAGTGATAGGGTTACTGGGTGTACTCTTCGCAACAAGATTTACAAATGCCGTCGAATTGGATCTAGACAACTACGAATCTTTGCAAAATGCTACTTCACTAATTGCCTACGGTTTAATGGATTATTACACTGGTAATCAGTATGGTAAGACGGTCGGTATGTTTTCAGATCCGTACTATTGGTGGGAAGCCGGTGGTGCCTGGGGCTGTATGCTAGATTACTGGTTTTTCATGGATAACGACACCtataatgatgaaattataGCAGCAATGATACATCAAGCTGGTGATGATAATGACTATATTCCGCTAAATCAATCTACCACTGAAGGTAATGATGACCAAGCCTTTTGGGGTATTGCTGCTATGACTGCCGCGGAGAGAAACTTTACTAATCCTCCCGAGAATGAGCCTCAATGGCTATATTTAGCACAGGCTGTTTTCAATACCATGGCTTTGCGTTGGGATGCCGATTCCTGTGGTGGTGGTTTGAGGTGGCAAATTTTCGTTTGGAACTCTGGTTACGATTACAAGAACACCGTTTCTAACGGTGCCTTGTTTCACATAGCTGCAAGATTAGCAAGATATACAGGTAATCAAACATATGTTGACTGGGCCGAAAAAGTTTACGAGTGGATGGTCGGTGTGAACTTAATTTCTAATGGTACCTATAAGTATGTTTACGATGGTGTCAGCATTGATGATAATTGCACCAAAGTGACCTCATATCAATGGACATATAATCAAGGTTTGCTGTTGGCTGGCTCTGCCTACCTTTACAACTTTACGGGATCAGACCTCTGGCACACAAGAACCAAAGAGTTTTTGAACGCTTCCCAAGTGTTTTTCCATGATGGTATTGTGTATGAAGCTGCTTGTCAAGGTCCAAATTCTTGTAATACAGATCAACGTTCCTTCAAAGCCTATTTTGCCCGTTTCTTAGGTGTCACTGCACAACTAGTGCCAGAAACTAGGAACCAAATTATGTCTTGGTTGAATACATCTGCCATTGCGGCCGCGAAATCATGTTCTGGAGGTACTGATGGTCATACCTGTGGATTGAATTGGTTCAATGGGACTTGGGATGGTATGTATGGTCTAGGTGAACAAATGTCCGCCTTAGAAGTAATGGTCAACACGAGGGCCTTAGATAAACCCGCACCATACACGGCAGAGAATGGTGGTTCATCTGTTGGTGATGGGGCAGCAGGTACTCAAGCGCAACCCACAAATTTGGCACCATTAAATATCACTAAGGGTTCAAAGGCAGGTGCAGGTATTATTACCGCTGTCATTGGTATTTCAATTGTCGCATGTGCTCTGTGGTTAGTCTTTTGA
- the NFU1 gene encoding Nfu1p (Protein involved in Fe-S cluster transfer to mitochondrial clients; protects [4Fe-4S] clusters from damage due to oxidative stress; acts along with Bol3 at a late step in the transfer of [4Fe-4S] clusters from the ISA complex to client proteins; Fe-S loaded homodimer at steady state; similar to NifU, a bacterial protein required for Fe/S cluster maturation; ortholog of the human NFU1, mutations of which are associated with Multiple Mitochondria Dysfunctions Syndrome (MMDS1)): protein MFKSVAKLGKSPIFYLNSQRLIHIKTLTTPNENALKFLSTDGEMLQTRGSKSIVIKNTDENLINHSKLAQQIFLQCPGVESLMIGDDFLTINKDRMVHWNSIKPEIIDLLTKQLAYGEDVISKEFHAVQEEEGEGGYKINMPKFELTEEDEEVSELIEELIDTRIRPAILEDGGDIDYRGWDPKTGTVYLRLQGACTSCSSSEVTLKYGIESMLKHYVDEVKEVIQIMDPEQEIALKEFDKLEKKLESSKNTSHEK from the coding sequence ATGTTCAAATCAGTGGCTAAATTGGGGAAGTCTCCGATTTTTTACTTAAATTCTCAGAGATTAATTCATATTAAGACTTTAACAACTCCAAATGAAAATGctttaaaatttctctCCACAGATGGCGAGATGCTACAGACGCGTGGCTCCAAGAGTATAGTTATTAAGAACACTGATGAAAACCTCATCAACCATTCCAAGTTAGCAcagcaaatttttttgcagtGTCCAGGAGTGGAGTCTTTAATGATAGGTGATGATTTTCTCACTATTAATAAAGACAGAATGGTCCATTGGAATAGTATCAAGCCTGAAATTATAGATTTGTTAACCAAGCAACTTGCTTACGGTGAAGATGTTATATCCAAAGAATTCCATGCTGtccaagaagaagaaggagaagGTGGctacaaaataaatatgcCCAAATTTGAACTTAccgaagaagatgaagaggtCAGCGAATTGATTGAAGAGCTGATAGATACAAGAATAAGACCAGCCATCTTGGAGGACGGCGGTGATATCGATTACCGTGGGTGGGATCCAAAGACTGGAACCGTTTATTTAAGATTACAAGGTGCATGTACCTCATGCTCTTCTAGTGAAGTGACTTTGAAGTACGGTATTGAGTCCATGTTGAAGCACTATGTGGATGAAGTGAAAGAAGTGATTCAGATCATGGATCCTGAGCAAGAAATAGCATTAAAGGAATTTGATAagcttgaaaaaaagttggaATCGAGTAAAAATACAAGCCATGAAAAGTAA
- the MMO1 gene encoding Mmo1p (hypothetical protein; SWAT-GFP, seamless-GFP and mCherry fusion proteins localize to the mitochondria; mRNA identified as translated by ribosome profiling data; MMO1 is a non-essential gene), with the protein MGYVIMTFSSARMSERRARIIYIWMHLSAYKINFPFVQFPTFFSLFRLQKKAAILIKNPSPFFLFFLFPYRKNSTARTIHQINQAVALVLLCVSHHLTYLPSVPSL; encoded by the coding sequence ATGGGTTACGTAATTATGACGTTTTCGAGTGCGAGGATGTCAGAAAGGAGAGCCAgaattatatatatatggaTGCATCTCTCTGCATATAAAATTAATTTCCCTTTCGTACAGTTCcctacttttttttccctcttTCGTTTGCAAAAGAAGGCGGCCATACTCATTAAAAACCCCTCCccatttttccttttttttttgtttccatATAGGAAGAACTCTACAGCTCGAACAATACATCAAATCAATCAAGCAGTCGCTCTCGTTCTATTGTGTGTTTCTCACCACCTTACATATCTCCCCTCAGTTCCCAGCCTATAA
- the PRI2 gene encoding DNA primase subunit PRI2 (Subunit of DNA primase; DNA primase is required for DNA synthesis and double-strand break repair), producing MFRQSKRRIASRKNFSSYDDIVKSELDVGNTNAANQIILSSSSSEEEKKLYARLYESKLSFYDLPPQGEITLEQFEIWAIDRLKILLEIESCLSRNKSIKEIETIIKPQFQKLLPFNTESLEDRKKDYYSHFILRLCFCRSKELREKFVRAETFLFKIRFNMLTSTDQTKFVQSLDLPLLQFISNEEKAELSHQLYQTVSASLQFQLNLNEEHQRKQYFQQEKFIKLPFENVIELVGNRLVFLKDGYAYLPQFQQLNLLSNEFASKLNQELIKTYQYLPRLNEDDRLLPILNHLSSGYTIADFNQQKANQFSENVDDEINAQSVWSEEISSNYPLCIKNLMEGLKKNHHLRYYGRQQLSLFLKGIGLSADEALKFWSEAFTRNGNMTMEKFNKEYRYSFRHNYGLEGNRINYKPWDCHTILSKPRPGRGDYHGCPFRDWSHERLSAELRSMKLTQAQIISVLDSCQKGEYTIACTKVFEMTHNSASADLEIGEQTHIAHPNLYFERSRQLQKKQQKLEKEKLFNNGNH from the coding sequence ATGTTCAGGCAgtcaaaaagaagaattgcCTCAAGGAAGAATTTTAGTTCATACGATGATATTGTCAAAAGCGAATTGGACGTAGGCAACACAAATGCAGCTAACCAGATCATCTTAAGTTCAAGTTCatctgaagaagagaaaaaacttTACGCTAGGCTGTATGAGTCTAAATTATCATTTTACGATTTACCACCACAGGGAGAAATAACGTTGGAACAATTTGAGATCTGGGCAATCGATCGTCTCAAAATTCTGTTAGAGATCGAATCTTGCCTTTCAAGAAACAAATCgatcaaagaaattgaaaccATTATCAAGCCGCAGTTCCAAAAACTACTGCCTTTCAACACAGAGAGTTTAGAAGACAGAAAAAAGGATTACTACTCTCATTTCATTTTAAGATTGTGCTTTTGTCGTTCAAAAGAACTGCGGGAAAAATTCGTCAGGGCTGAAACgtttttgttcaaaattAGATTTAACATGCTAACCTCCACCGATCAAACAAAATTTGTTCAATCATTGGACTTACCCTTACTACAGTTTATCtcaaatgaagaaaaggccGAATTATCTCATCAGTTGTATCAAACAGTTTCTGCGTCTCTACAGTTCCAATTGAATTTAAACGAGGaacatcaaagaaaacagtATTTCCAACAGGAAAAATTCATAAAATTACCTTTCGAAAATGTGATAGAACTGGTAGGAAACCGTTTAGTGTTTTTGAAGGACGGGTACGCATATTTACCACAATTCCAGCAATTGAATTTACTTTCTAATGAGTTTGCTAGCAAATTGAACCAGGAGTTAATAAAAACGTACCAGTACTTACCAAGACTGAATGAGGATGACCGGTTGTTACCAATTCTAAATCATCTTTCGTCGGGGTACACTATCGCGGATTTCAACCAGCAAAAGGCAAACCAATTCAGTGAGAACGTAGATGATGAGATTAATGCGCAAAGTGTCTGGTCTGAAGAGATTAGCTCAAACTATCCGCTATGTATCAAAAACCTGATGGAGGGTCTTAAAAAGAACCATCATTTGAGGTATTATGGGAGACAACAACTGAGTCTGTTTTTGAAAGGTATCGGCCTGAGCGCTGATGAAGCGTTAAAATTTTGGTCTGAGGCATTTACAAGAAATGGGAACATGACAATGGAGAAGTTCAATAAAGAATACCGTTACAGCTTCAGGCATAATTACGGTCTTGAAGGTAACAGAATCAACTACAAACCATGGGACTGTCACACTATCCTTTCCAAGCCCAGACCTGGGCGCGGAGATTATCATGGATGCCCTTTCCGTGATTGGAGTCACGAGAGACTATCTGCAGAATTGCGCTCTATGAAGTTGACCCAAGCGCAGATCATCAGTGTTCTGGATTCCTGCCAGAAAGGTGAATACACAATTGCTTGCACTAAAGTGTTTGAAATGACACACAACTCTGCATCAGCGGATTTGGAAATTGGCGAGCAAACGCATATCGCGCATCCTAACCTATACTTCGAAAGATCAAGGCAACTGCAAAAGAAACAGCAGAAGctggaaaaggaaaaactaTTCAATAATGGTAATCATTAG